A window of the bacterium genome harbors these coding sequences:
- a CDS encoding carboxypeptidase regulatory-like domain-containing protein codes for MSMFPLPTILKRILPLAAALALILAGGCTDQSVPSEPLPGQAADGAVLAGTVTDTGGARAADAVIVVEPLVAGVGLSVARSTAPDLAADRDPDKSGGVRTAVSDGQGRFALPELAAGAYVVTTTLRDHAGDSRTVTISAALADKADTTFVDIALTPTGTLAGVATLENAILHDGTVVYVEGTSYLAVTDGAGAYAMTGVPVGTWNVRAFHAGYLDDATTGSLAIAAEVDTLPDLFLPLESNIAPIVDQIDATPLAAGQPTAFVALAHDPDGTVVRWEWDFENDGVWDYDSALTGDTGFAYAVVGPVTAKLRVTDDGGAIGLGAISFEVPAVSYAGIFVATTGDDANTGAHDDPLLTIGAALGLANQQGATDIWVETGVYTEFVTLPAGLGVHGGRVPPTWDRGPGQYSRLTGDVLAAGALGVNQPTLIEGMEFVAVDATDPGQASVAMTVFACTSALVFDDCIFAAGNGADGADGTDGVFGPNGQNGGNGAPGACDNIISAPGGLEGGGGWAGGPGGSGGQGAAAGENGWASSAAPGGQGGASGNPGQAGQNGFNGPDGGNGFGGTAAAPYGSLS; via the coding sequence ATGTCGATGTTCCCGTTGCCCACCATCCTGAAGCGCATCCTGCCGCTCGCGGCGGCGCTCGCCCTGATCCTCGCCGGAGGCTGCACCGACCAGAGCGTGCCCTCCGAACCGCTGCCCGGACAGGCGGCCGACGGCGCCGTGCTCGCGGGCACGGTGACCGACACCGGGGGCGCCCGGGCGGCCGACGCCGTGATCGTCGTCGAGCCCCTGGTGGCGGGCGTGGGCCTGAGCGTGGCGCGGAGCACGGCCCCCGACCTGGCGGCGGACCGCGACCCGGACAAGTCCGGCGGCGTGCGGACGGCCGTCAGCGACGGGCAGGGCCGTTTCGCGCTGCCCGAGCTGGCGGCGGGCGCCTACGTCGTGACGACGACCCTGCGCGACCACGCCGGCGACTCGCGGACGGTGACGATCAGCGCAGCCCTCGCCGACAAGGCCGACACGACGTTCGTCGACATCGCCCTGACGCCGACGGGCACCCTCGCCGGCGTGGCCACCCTCGAGAACGCCATCCTGCACGACGGCACCGTCGTGTACGTGGAAGGCACCTCCTACCTGGCCGTCACCGACGGCGCCGGCGCCTACGCCATGACCGGCGTGCCGGTGGGCACGTGGAACGTGCGCGCGTTCCATGCCGGCTATCTCGACGACGCGACGACGGGCTCCCTCGCGATCGCGGCCGAGGTCGACACCCTGCCCGACCTCTTCCTGCCCCTCGAGTCGAACATCGCGCCCATCGTCGACCAGATCGACGCCACGCCGCTGGCCGCCGGCCAGCCGACGGCCTTCGTCGCCCTGGCCCACGACCCGGACGGGACCGTCGTGCGCTGGGAGTGGGACTTCGAGAACGACGGCGTCTGGGACTACGATTCCGCCCTCACGGGCGACACCGGCTTCGCCTACGCCGTGGTGGGTCCGGTCACGGCCAAGCTGCGCGTCACGGACGACGGCGGGGCCATCGGGCTCGGCGCGATCTCGTTCGAGGTGCCGGCCGTTTCCTACGCGGGCATCTTCGTGGCCACGACCGGCGACGACGCCAACACCGGCGCCCACGACGATCCCCTGCTGACCATCGGCGCGGCCCTCGGCCTCGCGAACCAGCAGGGCGCCACCGACATCTGGGTCGAGACCGGTGTGTACACCGAGTTCGTGACCCTGCCGGCCGGCCTCGGCGTGCACGGCGGCCGGGTTCCCCCGACCTGGGACCGCGGTCCCGGCCAGTACAGCCGCCTGACGGGCGACGTCCTCGCGGCCGGCGCCCTCGGCGTGAACCAGCCGACGCTGATCGAAGGCATGGAGTTCGTCGCCGTCGACGCGACCGATCCGGGCCAGGCCTCGGTGGCCATGACCGTGTTCGCCTGCACGTCCGCGCTCGTGTTCGACGACTGCATCTTCGCGGCCGGCAACGGGGCCGACGGCGCCGACGGCACCGACGGCGTCTTCGGGCCGAACGGCCAGAACGGCGGCAACGGGGCGCCCGGCGCCTGCGACAACATCATCTCCGCCCCCGGCGGCCTCGAGGGCGGCGGCGGCTGGGCCGGCGGACCCGGCGGCAGCGGCGGCCAGGGCGCTGCGGCCGGCGAGAACGGCTGGGCCAGTTCCGCGGCCCCCGGCGGCCAGGGTGGCGCCAGCGGCAACCCGGGCCAGGCCGGTCAGAACGGCTTCAACGGACCGGACGGCGGCAACGGCTTCGGCGGCACGGCGGCCGCTCCGTACGGTTCGCTCAGC
- a CDS encoding carboxypeptidase regulatory-like domain-containing protein, protein MTVRPTRPPRAIALLLAVPLLLTAGAAAAGSICGLVTDGQTAQPVADAGVFLRDAQGTYLGLYAATDAGGHYCLDDLAAGTYTLEVRVDDYVAAWIENIVVQDGPSTVPISALLPDAWLHLPWPNPAAGRVHLRLTARRDGPLDLAVYDLRGRVVRHWEGQLAAGDRDFTWDGRDPRGQDLPTGLYFIRLRSGDRTMTRPVLLTR, encoded by the coding sequence ATGACCGTTCGCCCGACTCGCCCCCCCCGAGCGATCGCCCTGCTGCTCGCCGTCCCGCTCCTGCTGACCGCCGGGGCGGCCGCGGCCGGCTCCATCTGCGGCCTGGTCACCGACGGGCAGACCGCCCAGCCCGTCGCCGACGCCGGCGTCTTCCTGCGCGATGCCCAGGGCACCTACCTCGGCCTCTACGCGGCCACCGACGCCGGCGGCCATTACTGCCTCGACGATCTCGCTGCCGGCACCTACACGCTGGAGGTCCGGGTCGACGACTACGTGGCCGCCTGGATCGAGAACATCGTGGTCCAGGACGGCCCTTCGACCGTGCCCATCTCCGCGCTCCTGCCCGACGCGTGGCTTCATCTGCCCTGGCCCAACCCGGCCGCGGGCCGCGTCCACCTGCGCCTGACGGCCCGCCGCGACGGCCCCCTCGATCTCGCGGTCTACGACCTGCGGGGGCGCGTGGTCCGCCATTGGGAGGGCCAGCTGGCCGCCGGCGATCGCGACTTCACCTGGGACGGCCGCGACCCGCGCGGCCAGGACCTGCCCACCGGCCTGTACTTCATTCGCCTGCGCTCCGGGGACCGGACCATGACCCGCCCCGTGCTGCTGACCCGCTAG
- a CDS encoding 2-hydroxyacyl-CoA dehydratase: MNDATDYRPMWSALGLDLPKHDALLEVLGQAYTDTFLSQPNRPAGMGYFDFVMSEVHGLRIKELVDARAAGRIVVGSFCVFVPEELILAVDGVGVGLCAGADFGTEHAERYLPRNTCALIKSFFGFSLEKVCPYLESCDLIVGENTCDGKKKAYEIFRDLTRAEFMALDMPNTKSGEGRSILQASYRDLAAALERVSGRTITAVSLQAGIETANRKRAALHRLAGLRRANPAPISGLDALLINQVSFYDDPVRFTASVEKLCDELEERIAARTGVAAADTPRLVISGCPMAVPNWKLPAIVESAGAVIVGEESCIGARGTQNLVCAEGDTVDDLVGNLVDRYFGIDCAVFTPNPTRAEHARGIADATGADGIIHYALQFCTPYQMEAPLLERRVEAAGTPVLRIDTDYSQEDVGQLRTRVEAFVEQIRS; the protein is encoded by the coding sequence ATGAACGACGCGACCGACTATCGCCCCATGTGGTCCGCCCTGGGCCTCGACCTGCCGAAGCACGACGCCCTGCTCGAGGTTCTCGGGCAGGCCTACACCGACACCTTCCTGAGCCAGCCGAACCGCCCCGCCGGCATGGGCTACTTCGACTTCGTCATGAGCGAGGTCCACGGCCTGCGCATCAAGGAACTGGTCGACGCCAGGGCCGCGGGCCGGATCGTGGTGGGTTCGTTCTGCGTCTTCGTGCCCGAGGAGCTGATCCTGGCCGTCGACGGCGTGGGGGTCGGGCTGTGCGCCGGCGCCGACTTCGGCACCGAGCACGCGGAACGCTACCTGCCCCGCAACACCTGCGCCCTGATCAAGTCGTTCTTCGGGTTCAGCCTGGAGAAGGTCTGCCCCTACCTCGAGAGCTGCGACCTGATCGTCGGCGAGAACACCTGCGACGGGAAGAAGAAGGCCTACGAGATCTTCCGCGACCTGACCCGGGCCGAGTTCATGGCGCTGGACATGCCCAACACCAAGAGCGGCGAAGGCCGGTCCATTCTGCAGGCGAGCTATCGCGACCTGGCCGCCGCGCTCGAGCGCGTGTCCGGCCGGACGATCACGGCCGTGAGCCTGCAGGCCGGCATCGAGACCGCCAACCGCAAGCGGGCGGCCCTGCACCGGCTCGCCGGGCTGCGGCGGGCGAACCCCGCCCCGATCAGCGGCCTCGACGCGCTGCTGATCAACCAGGTGTCGTTCTACGACGACCCGGTCCGGTTCACGGCCAGCGTCGAGAAGCTGTGCGACGAACTGGAGGAGCGGATCGCGGCCCGCACCGGCGTCGCGGCGGCCGACACGCCGCGGCTGGTGATCTCGGGCTGCCCCATGGCGGTGCCCAACTGGAAGCTGCCGGCGATCGTCGAGAGCGCCGGTGCGGTCATCGTCGGCGAGGAGTCGTGCATCGGGGCCCGCGGCACGCAGAACCTGGTCTGCGCCGAGGGCGACACCGTCGATGATCTCGTCGGGAACCTGGTGGACCGCTACTTCGGCATCGACTGCGCGGTGTTCACGCCGAACCCGACCCGCGCCGAGCACGCCCGCGGCATCGCCGACGCCACCGGGGCCGACGGGATCATCCACTACGCCCTGCAGTTCTGCACGCCGTACCAGATGGAGGCGCCGCTGCTGGAGCGTCGCGTCGAGGCGGCCGGCACGCCGGTCCTGCGCATCGACACCGATTACAGCCAGGAGGACGTCGGCCAGCTGCGCACGCGCGTGGAGGCCTTCGTCGAGCAGATCAGGTCCTGA
- a CDS encoding 3-hydroxyacyl-ACP dehydratase: protein MRIIGLDIGSRTVKRVTLEDGEVVDHLVVPNSHDPLGVCDELVAGRRPDRVVATGYGRHLYAERRGAATLTEIRAVALGARRVCPAARTLLDIGGQDTKAIALDPSGAVTKFEMNDRCAAGTGRFLEVMATALSYPMDEFVAAGRSAPAARTINAMCTVFAESEVVSATASGADRAELARGLHEAVVRRAVAMLRRLPLEDGIVFVGGGALNGCLREMVGAELGREIGVPPAPQVVAALGAALSV from the coding sequence ATGCGCATCATCGGACTCGACATCGGTTCCCGCACCGTCAAGCGGGTGACGCTGGAGGACGGCGAGGTGGTCGATCACCTCGTCGTCCCCAACAGCCACGACCCCCTCGGCGTCTGCGACGAACTGGTGGCCGGACGCAGGCCCGATCGGGTCGTCGCGACCGGCTACGGCCGCCACCTCTACGCCGAGCGGCGCGGGGCCGCGACGCTGACCGAGATCCGGGCGGTCGCCCTCGGGGCGCGCCGCGTCTGCCCCGCGGCCCGCACGCTCCTGGACATCGGCGGCCAGGACACCAAGGCCATCGCCCTGGACCCGTCCGGCGCCGTGACGAAGTTCGAGATGAACGACCGCTGCGCGGCCGGCACGGGGCGCTTCCTGGAGGTGATGGCCACGGCGCTCTCGTATCCCATGGACGAGTTCGTGGCGGCGGGGCGCAGCGCCCCCGCCGCCCGGACGATCAACGCCATGTGCACGGTCTTCGCCGAGTCGGAGGTCGTCTCGGCCACGGCGAGCGGGGCGGACCGCGCCGAGCTGGCGCGGGGCCTGCACGAGGCGGTGGTCCGGCGGGCCGTGGCCATGCTGCGACGGCTGCCGCTCGAGGACGGCATCGTGTTCGTCGGCGGGGGCGCCCTCAACGGGTGCCTGCGCGAGATGGTGGGCGCCGAGCTCGGCCGCGAGATCGGGGTCCCGCCGGCGCCGCAGGTGGTGGCCGCCCTGGGCGCGGCGCTGTCGGTCTGA
- a CDS encoding DMT family protein: MHPTITTALLLSCSNVFMTFAWYGHLRNLSTKPWLVAALVSWGIALCEYLLQVPANRIGHQVMTVGQLKILQEVIALTVFVPFAVFYLREKLTLDYLWAGLCLLGAVFFLFRAKLMGGA, translated from the coding sequence ATGCATCCGACGATCACCACGGCCCTGCTTCTGAGCTGCAGCAACGTCTTCATGACCTTCGCCTGGTACGGGCACCTCCGGAACCTGTCGACGAAGCCCTGGCTCGTGGCCGCCCTCGTCAGCTGGGGCATCGCCCTCTGCGAGTACCTGCTGCAGGTCCCGGCCAACCGCATCGGCCACCAGGTCATGACGGTGGGTCAGCTCAAGATCCTCCAGGAGGTGATCGCGCTCACGGTATTCGTGCCGTTCGCGGTCTTCTACCTGCGGGAGAAGCTGACCCTCGACTACCTCTGGGCCGGGCTCTGCCTGCTCGGCGCCGTGTTCTTCCTCTTCCGGGCCAAGCTCATGGGCGGGGCCTGA
- a CDS encoding MBL fold metallo-hydrolase, giving the protein MQLTFHGAAGTVTGSRHLLEAAGQRVLVDCGLFQGLKQLRLLNWEAPGFEPGFLDHVVLTHAHIDHTGYTPRLLQYGFRGPIHCTEPTAELLELMLMDSAHLQEEDAAWANKKGFSKHTPAEPLYTSVDALRSLRLIRPQPFQRWIELGEGLRMRFHNSGHILGAAFVEFRIRTGGDDGVNPGERTVVFSGDVGRYGMTLHLDPEPLPACDVLVIESTYGNRLHDHEPVGDQIREEFARTVHKRGIVLIPAFAVGRTQVVGLVLRRLMTGGELAEIPIHIDSPMAIDATLIYSRHLYDENLDDDVVADDRSRLFPRNVHLHRTVHESKALNGMRGPRVIIAASGMMTGGRILHHLARRLPDHHNLVLLSGYQAAGTRGRALQEGADHLRIHGQDVPVRARVGTIEGLSSHADRDELMRWVGSAPAAPRRVFIVHGEADQAQPFAERLRGTFGAEVTVPGHRDSFAI; this is encoded by the coding sequence ATGCAGCTGACTTTCCACGGCGCCGCCGGCACCGTCACCGGCTCGCGCCACCTGCTCGAGGCGGCCGGGCAGCGGGTGCTGGTCGACTGCGGCCTGTTCCAGGGCCTCAAGCAGCTCCGCCTGCTGAACTGGGAAGCGCCGGGCTTCGAGCCCGGCTTCCTCGACCACGTGGTGCTGACCCACGCCCACATCGACCACACGGGCTACACGCCGCGCCTGCTGCAGTACGGCTTCCGGGGTCCGATCCACTGCACCGAGCCCACGGCCGAGCTGCTCGAGCTGATGCTGATGGACTCGGCCCACCTGCAGGAGGAGGACGCGGCCTGGGCGAACAAGAAGGGCTTCTCGAAGCACACGCCCGCCGAACCCCTCTACACGTCCGTCGACGCGCTGCGGTCGCTGCGGCTGATCCGGCCGCAGCCCTTCCAGCGCTGGATCGAGCTGGGCGAGGGGCTGCGCATGCGCTTCCACAACTCGGGGCACATCCTCGGCGCGGCCTTCGTCGAATTCCGCATCCGCACCGGCGGCGACGACGGCGTCAATCCCGGCGAACGCACGGTCGTCTTCAGCGGCGACGTCGGCCGCTACGGCATGACCCTGCACCTGGACCCCGAGCCGCTGCCGGCGTGCGACGTGCTGGTGATCGAGTCGACCTACGGCAACCGCCTGCACGACCACGAGCCGGTGGGCGACCAGATCCGCGAGGAGTTCGCCCGCACCGTGCACAAGCGCGGCATCGTTCTGATCCCGGCCTTCGCCGTGGGCCGGACCCAGGTCGTCGGCCTGGTGCTGCGCCGCCTGATGACCGGCGGCGAGCTGGCGGAGATCCCCATCCACATCGACAGCCCCATGGCCATCGACGCGACGCTGATCTACTCGCGGCACCTGTACGACGAGAACCTGGACGACGACGTGGTCGCCGACGACCGCAGCCGCCTCTTCCCGCGCAACGTGCACCTGCACCGCACCGTGCACGAGTCGAAGGCGCTGAACGGCATGCGCGGGCCGCGGGTGATCATCGCCGCCAGCGGCATGATGACCGGAGGCCGCATCCTGCACCACCTGGCGCGGCGTCTGCCCGACCACCACAATCTCGTGCTGCTCTCGGGCTACCAGGCCGCCGGGACCCGCGGCCGGGCCCTGCAGGAGGGCGCCGACCACCTGCGCATCCACGGGCAGGACGTGCCGGTGCGCGCCCGCGTCGGCACCATCGAGGGCCTCAGCAGCCACGCCGACCGCGACGAGCTGATGCGCTGGGTGGGGAGCGCTCCGGCCGCGCCGCGCCGCGTCTTCATCGTGCACGGCGAGGCGGACCAGGCCCAGCCGTTCGCGGAGCGGCTGCGCGGGACGTTCGGGGCGGAGGTCACCGTGCCCGGGCATCGGGACTCGTTCGCCATCTGA
- a CDS encoding protein kinase, translated as MDLAPGQSLSHYRLIEKIGSGGMGVVWSAHDTKLKRDVAIKILPAGLTADHERKLRFQREAETAAGLSHPNIAVIHEVGEFEGAPYLVMELLVGKTLQEIAGKRALPIRKWLEYGIPIATALAYAHRNGVVHRDLKAANVMVTADGHVKLLDFGLAKLLDPAGAGDDLGATAELATISRELTQAGMVLGTVAYMSPEQARGEEVDHRSDIFSFGVLLYELAAGRFPFEGKTALEALSATLQKDPSPLTDHGDEVPGEAGRIVAKALEKERSRRYQTADDMATDLRNLERDLGTGRVAIPGRTGATAPVAAVVPAGGGRKPWLVVVAVVVVAVAVFFGLQSRRGGGDLPDPTAGAGTVAAADARRDQATSRIVVLPFENQGAADDEYFAAGVTEEIIGRLASVEALEVISRSSSFQYDRTGKSMQRIGADFAVDYILDGTVRWARGAGGSRVRISPQLVRVDGDTGVWGETYDAEMDDIFRVQSDIATRVIDALGVVLVAGHSATSDEIPTANQDAYQAYLRGQDAIEREPTGALAQQMFERAVELDPDFAQAWAWLSRAHSWRYHGGDRAGNRCEAAKAAADEALRLAPDDPAGHMALGLYYYRCFRDYGRALAEIAVAERDRPNDPEVLSWKATVNKRQGNLAEAIRLNRRVLELDPMDKSSAQELGTCLHLNREYAAAIAAYERAISIAPDVPGSYYFPLRAYLSWNGDLDAARRFIDRMPAGDDELGRNYRFELEYNAGRYDAALALTDVMPEYFEDQISLHPRAAKRAMVYAARGDTATAREHYAEAASLMRRWADESPGDFRPWSDLGPILAALGRRDDAVAAARRGVELMPTTRDAEAGVEPADNLVLTYAMLGEYASARDLAAERIAARPGMLSLVSMRLDPRWRGFVASPQFAELERR; from the coding sequence ATGGATCTCGCGCCAGGCCAGTCCCTGTCCCATTACCGCCTGATCGAGAAGATCGGTTCGGGCGGCATGGGCGTGGTGTGGAGCGCCCACGACACGAAGCTCAAGCGCGACGTGGCCATCAAGATCCTGCCCGCCGGCCTGACCGCCGACCACGAACGCAAACTCCGGTTCCAGCGCGAGGCCGAGACGGCGGCGGGCCTGTCCCACCCCAACATCGCCGTCATCCACGAGGTGGGCGAGTTCGAGGGGGCGCCCTACCTGGTGATGGAGCTGCTCGTGGGCAAGACGCTCCAGGAGATCGCGGGCAAGCGGGCCCTGCCCATCCGCAAGTGGCTCGAGTACGGCATTCCCATCGCCACGGCCCTGGCCTATGCCCACCGCAACGGCGTCGTGCACCGGGACCTGAAGGCGGCCAACGTCATGGTGACCGCCGACGGGCACGTGAAGCTGCTCGACTTCGGGCTCGCCAAGCTGCTCGATCCGGCCGGCGCCGGCGATGACCTCGGCGCGACCGCCGAGCTGGCGACCATCAGCCGTGAGCTCACCCAGGCGGGCATGGTGCTCGGCACGGTGGCCTACATGTCGCCGGAGCAGGCGCGCGGCGAGGAGGTCGACCATCGCAGCGACATCTTCTCCTTCGGGGTCCTGCTCTACGAGCTGGCGGCGGGTCGCTTCCCCTTCGAGGGCAAGACCGCCCTCGAGGCGCTCAGCGCCACTCTCCAGAAGGATCCGTCGCCCCTGACCGATCACGGCGACGAGGTGCCGGGCGAGGCCGGACGCATCGTGGCCAAGGCCCTCGAGAAGGAGCGTTCGCGCCGCTACCAGACCGCCGACGACATGGCCACCGACCTGCGCAATCTCGAGCGGGACCTAGGCACGGGCCGCGTCGCCATCCCGGGCCGCACGGGGGCGACGGCCCCGGTCGCGGCCGTCGTTCCGGCGGGCGGCGGCCGGAAGCCGTGGCTGGTCGTCGTGGCGGTGGTCGTCGTGGCGGTGGCCGTCTTCTTCGGGCTCCAGTCCCGGCGCGGGGGCGGCGACTTGCCCGACCCGACCGCCGGGGCCGGGACCGTCGCCGCGGCCGACGCCCGTCGGGACCAGGCGACCTCGCGCATCGTCGTGCTGCCCTTCGAGAACCAGGGCGCGGCCGACGACGAGTACTTCGCCGCGGGCGTGACCGAGGAGATCATCGGCCGCCTGGCCTCCGTCGAGGCGCTCGAGGTGATCTCGCGCAGCAGCTCGTTCCAGTACGACCGCACCGGCAAGTCGATGCAGCGGATCGGGGCCGACTTCGCCGTGGACTACATCCTGGACGGCACCGTGCGCTGGGCCCGCGGCGCGGGCGGCAGCCGGGTGCGCATCTCGCCGCAGCTGGTGCGCGTCGACGGCGACACCGGCGTCTGGGGCGAGACCTACGACGCCGAGATGGACGACATCTTCCGGGTGCAGTCCGACATCGCGACCCGGGTCATCGACGCCCTGGGCGTGGTGCTGGTGGCCGGCCACAGCGCGACCAGCGACGAGATCCCGACCGCCAACCAGGACGCCTACCAGGCCTACCTGCGGGGGCAGGACGCCATCGAGCGCGAGCCCACGGGCGCGTTGGCCCAGCAGATGTTCGAGCGGGCCGTCGAACTCGACCCGGACTTCGCCCAGGCCTGGGCCTGGCTGTCCCGGGCCCATTCCTGGCGCTACCACGGGGGTGACCGCGCCGGCAACCGCTGCGAGGCCGCCAAGGCCGCGGCCGACGAGGCCCTGCGCCTCGCGCCGGACGATCCCGCTGGGCACATGGCTCTCGGCCTGTACTACTACCGGTGCTTCCGCGACTACGGCCGGGCCCTGGCGGAGATCGCGGTCGCCGAACGCGATCGTCCCAACGATCCGGAAGTGCTGTCCTGGAAGGCGACCGTGAACAAGCGGCAGGGCAACCTCGCCGAGGCGATCCGGCTGAACCGGCGCGTGCTCGAGCTCGACCCGATGGACAAGTCCTCGGCCCAGGAGCTCGGCACCTGCCTGCATCTCAATCGGGAGTACGCGGCGGCGATCGCGGCCTACGAACGGGCGATCTCCATCGCGCCCGATGTGCCGGGATCGTACTACTTCCCGCTGCGGGCCTACCTGAGCTGGAACGGCGACCTGGACGCGGCCCGCAGGTTCATCGACCGGATGCCCGCCGGCGACGACGAGCTGGGGCGCAACTACCGCTTCGAGCTCGAGTACAACGCCGGCCGCTACGACGCCGCGCTCGCCCTGACCGACGTGATGCCCGAGTACTTCGAGGACCAGATCTCCCTGCATCCGCGCGCGGCGAAGCGGGCCATGGTGTACGCGGCCCGGGGCGACACGGCGACGGCGCGGGAGCACTATGCCGAGGCGGCGTCCCTGATGCGGCGTTGGGCGGACGAGTCGCCCGGCGACTTCCGCCCCTGGTCGGACCTGGGCCCGATTCTCGCCGCCCTCGGCCGGCGGGACGACGCCGTCGCCGCGGCGCGCCGGGGCGTCGAGCTGATGCCGACGACGCGCGACGCCGAAGCCGGCGTGGAGCCCGCCGACAACCTCGTCCTGACCTACGCGATGCTCGGCGAGTACGCGTCGGCCCGGGACCTGGCGGCGGAACGGATCGCGGCCCGGCCCGGGATGCTCTCGCTGGTGTCGATGCGCCTGGATCCGCGTTGGCGGGGGTTCGTGGCGAGCCCGCAGTTCGCGGAGTTGGAGCGGCGATGA